A window from Sus scrofa isolate TJ Tabasco breed Duroc chromosome 2, Sscrofa11.1, whole genome shotgun sequence encodes these proteins:
- the INSL3 gene encoding insulin-like 3 precursor: MDPHPLTWALVLLGPALALSRAPAPAQEAPEKLCGHHFVRALVRLCGGPRWSPEDGRAVAGGDRELLQWLEGQHLFHGLMASGDPMLVLAPQPPPQASGHHHHRRAAATNPARHCCLSGCTRQDLLTLCPH; encoded by the exons ATGGACCCCCACCCGCTCACCTGGGCTCTAGTGCTGCTGGGCCCGGCCCTGGCACTCTCCCGGGCCCCTGCGCCCGCCCAGGAGGCGCCAGAGAAGCTGTGCGGCCACCACTTTGTGCGCGCGCTGGTGCGGCTGTGCGGAGGCCCGCGCTGGTCCCCTGAGGACGGGCGAGCTGTGGCTGGAGGCGACC GTGAACTGCTACAGTGGCTGGAAGGACAACATCTCTTCCATGGGCTGATGGCCAGTGGGGACCCCATGCTGGTATTGGCCCCACAGCCCCCGCCTCAGGCCTCTGGCCATCACCACCACCGCCGGGCAGCTGCCACCAACCCAGCCCGCCACTGCTGCCTCAGTGGCTGCACCCGGCAAGACTTGCTGACCCTCTGTCCCCACTGA